The Cyprinus carpio isolate SPL01 chromosome B8, ASM1834038v1, whole genome shotgun sequence genome segment AGGTCAGGTTTTTGTGAAATTTCCTGCTACGTTTATAGACatgtattcattaaataatttttttgttggacttttatatttaatagagACAATGCGATAAATTGTGTTTTGCAGACGTTTTACGTACGTCTTTTTACCACAAAACcggaaatagtttttgttttgagtGTGACGCGTCGAGACGCGCGAGCTGTGAGGAGGAGCAGGTGATCAGTTGCTATGGCAGCTTCCACGACATTAACAGTAAATTATACTAGAATACAGACATTAACATCATATTTCCAGCATTGTCGATCAAAAAGATGGATAAATCAGAAAACAGTCAACCGGAGAAGCCCTTTTTGTCAGTCACTGAAAAGGTTGGGACTGAATTTCCCCCCTCCTGGTGCAGATAAACAAAGCTTGCATGCGTTCATATGCAAAACCCGCGTGTTTTTTACCGGAGAAGCATATCATCCGGTTTGTAGAGTCTGTATCTATATAAACATGACATACAGGGCATATCGTCATTGTTTGAGAAAGTCGATTCATTCAGCAAATACATGTTGTGTGTTTGAATATTCCGCCACCATGTGGGTGTTATCGATACTGTAAATGAGATGATTAAGCAGAGatttaaatgcattgcaaatCGATTTTTCAGCATTTTCCCATGTGTCTGTCCCAGTGTATTGTTATATGTGTGTTATGTTTGTCATATAGACATGCTGCCACTGTGGTCTCAGGGACAGAACTTGCTCAGCAGATCCATAAAGAAGTCCAGAGTGATATAGCCAAACTAGTGGCCCAAGGCAACAGGAGACCACATCTGAGTGTCATCCTGGTGGGAGATGATCATGCCAGCCACACTTACATGAGAAACAAAGCCCGAGCAGCTTCACTGCTTGGTGAGCAACACACAAAGTCAATATAAACTTCAACGTTTTGATATGGAGGCAATGGTTCACAGCAAGAGGTCCACTAGGGGGCCTCTGCAAACTTCTAGCGAGGCCCCAATAAgtcttaaaatgaattaaatgtagTTAAATTAACATAATCCTAATTATagtgctaaaaaataaatacaatcaactTTATACTATATAATTagcttatttattataatttggcagaaacaggcttccatgcaTATCACATTAAATAGGAGAGCCTTAAAATATTGTCTCAGAGAAAGGTTGGCTTTGAATCAAAAATAGAACAACTTATAAAAAGATTTCAAGTTGCCTTTAAAAGCAAAGACaactgtttttctgcattaaTGCTTACTTTACCATCTTTAGTTTTACATAAAGTCACTGATTTTGCAGTATGATTTGAATCATGTGTTCACTAATCTCTTCTTCAAATGGTACTTGTTTGAGAAGGCATGTCAAGCAGCACAATCTTCAGGCCTTCATCAGTATCTCAGGAAGAGATGCTGGAACTGATAGACAAATTCAACAGAGACAGAAGCATCAGTGGGCTGCTGGTCCAACTCCCTCTTCCAGGTACTGTATTATCCTGCTGgatcaaaatgtgaaactgcttatgtaaaaaatgaattgtgaataaaaataggGTCATTAATTGCTAGGACCTTTACTGTAGTGATACCATCTAAATCTAATGGTGAAAGTACTGTAGTTTTCTATTTCCTTAGCTATAGTAAAACCACAGCTGGCTGAATGTATCTGGATCAGGTTAACAATAGTGAATTCATGTTTTGAATGCATCTCTCTCTGTCAGAGCACTTCAGCGAGAGAGCCATATGCAATGCTGTCGCCCCAGAAAAAGACGTTGATGGATTCCACATAGTAAACATTGGAAAACTCTGCTTGGACCAGAGGTGCATGGTGCCAGCCACAGCAGCGGCAGTGTGGGAAATCATCAGAAGAACGGGTTTGTGACAGCTTTCAGAGAACTGAGATTAAAATCTTCTTTGAGTTCATCTCCCCAGCAGAGATGTGATTGGGTTGTCTATGATTACATTAGTTACATTAGTTATATTACTTACACATTTGAAAACTTTGCTTTGCAATCATATCGTTTTTGGGCATTGGTGAATTTGAGTTATAAATGTTTAATCAAATGATGTACtgtcagtcaaaagtttgggatacctaacatttttttatgtttatgaaagaagtctcttatgctcaccaaggctgcattttcttacagtcatgggcaaaaatatgggcacccttggtaaatatgatcaaaggaggctgtgaaaattaatctgcattgttaatccttttgatcttttatttgaaaaattcacaaaaatctaacttttcattggataataagaatttaaaatggggggaaacatcattatgaaataaatgtttttctcaaatacacgttagACACAGTTATTGGCACCCCTACAAATTCTTATGAATAAAacatctctgaagtatattcccattcatattcacaattttgagcactccagggtgattatgaacatgaaattatacatCCAAGGCTTCcagtttcacagaaatataaataggagggcaaacaaagcccaaatgcccttaatcatccatcacaatgagaaaaaaaaaaagaatatatttctgatgtgcagcaaaagataattgagcttcacaaattagtgaacaggctttaagaaaagagctagagcagtgaaaattcccatttccaccatcagggcaacaATTAAGAATTaccaatcaacataaaatgttacgaaactgcctggaagaggacgtgtgtctatatcacCCTAATGCAtgctgaggaggagagtttgagtggccaaagactctccaaggaccacagctggagaattgcagaaaatagttgagtctcggggtcagaaaaccttaaaaaaaaattgtcaaacagctcctacatcaccacatgttgtttaggagggtttcaagaaaaattctcctagctcatccaaaaataaactccagcatattcagttatcagacacgactggaacttcaaacggACTGGCTtcgctttttagcagcaaacactcaagatgggtttggtgaaaacagggataaaaagtgccccatgtgtacaatgaaatatactgctgtatttttgatgttgtgggcctatatttctgctttAATAACTATacttccccccattttaaattcttattatccaattaAAGGATAATTACagattaaaaaatcaaaaagtgactgactctgttagatatcttataatggaccatgtttggatcatccaaccataatccaaacacaaacctcaaaaacaacacagaaatggtcactgggcacaaaaccaaacttgtgctatggccattccagtcctctgacctgaaccctatagaaaatgagtgtggtgaactgaagagaagaagcaccaacatggagctaggaatctaaagggtctgaagtgattctggatgaaggaatggtctctgatctcttgacATGtgatctctaacctcatcaggcattatagaagaaaatttagagctgttaaactggcaaatggaggtttaaaaaagaattcaataaaagggtgccgttaattgtagTCAGTGTGTATtagaggaaaacatttatttcataatgatatttccccacattttaaattcttattatccaatgaaaggttagatttttgtgaatttttcaaataaaagatcaaaggattaacaatgcagattaattttcacagcctcatTTGATAATAACCAACAACGACCACAATATTTCCCACcactacataataaaaaaaaatacaaacattaatttctttctattttaatatattttaaaatgtgatttatttctaatatgataaagtagaattttcagcagccattactctagtttCACTTGATCCTATTGTAATATGCTGCTACTTATTATTGGTgatcagttattaataatgattgttattattatcagtattttggtggttaatatttttgttgaaactctaatgcagcattctttgatgaaaagaaagctcaaaagaacagcttatttatttatttttttacatcttttctAACATAGCCTTTATACTTACTCTTACCTATCACTTACCAAACAAATGaatccaacaaaaaaaattatttttttgtttgtttgtttgttttaaaaaaaaaatggtagttgaatgatagtgtatcaccatttccacaaaaatattaagcagcaaaaactattttaacattgatactaataagaaccgtttcttgagtaccaaagaacatattagaatgattagacTGAATAAATGGATACTGAAACCTTAGCTCTACCATCAcaggaaaaacattttttctaaatatatttgaatagaaaacagttattttaaattgttataatattccTCAATCTCACTGTGTTTTttaactgcagccttggtgaaaataaGAGACCTCctttaaaaagactgaaaaacttaattattccaaacttttgccCACTAGTGAATGTCCCTTTTTTTCAGGCATTGAAACTGTTGGAAAAAATGTGCTTGTCGTTGGGCACTCCAAGAATGTAGGAATGCCTATCGCAATGCTCCTGCATTCGGATAGAAACCATGAACGACCAGGAGGTGAGATTTGTGTCattaccttattattattattattttttttgaaatcctataatatataaatagatgtGCTTGTAGTTGGAGTTTTGAAGTCCCAAGCAGCATCCCACAATTCACATTGCACTATACTCAGTTTTaacccttttttatttaattttcttgttaaaatattcatgaacatttacatttaagaaaaTACTTACAAACACTTACATTTCCCAAAAACCTAGACAAGGAAACTGTGCCAAAAAGCcgaatgcaatgcatttttttaaaatgttgtttttatcaaCAGTGTTTAGTTTGAAAATACTTTACTTGAAAGTACTAAGTAGTAACAGCAAACTGATCATTCTGTGAAaagtaaaactttgtttttatttagctgtTGCAATAACATTTTCAGAATTTCAATCAATAATCTATGGCCCAGTCACCTCGCTTTTTGAAGGGGAGTGAGATCATTGCGTATTACAAATTCACAGAATGAACTCTGGATGTTGCCGCTGATGACGCAAGCTGTCACATCATTACTATCAAGAATGAACATTTTACCAATAACCTGTAATAGAGAAAACAACATTCACCATCCTTAACCATGTAGTCAATGTTATATTTCAGATATAAAATAGGCGGtagtatattatttgtttaaaatccaTTTATACTGCAGGTGAAAACAGAATACAAATAAAGACATGCAAAGTAAACATGTTGTTTTCAAAAATCCTTATTTCTTTGCATTGAATTAAACAGTGATTAAAATATAAGCCAAATAGTTTTGTgtagttttgaaaaatgtttgataGTGTATCATAACTTTTGATTGACATGCCTCTAGAAACAAGATCAGTTATAATTGTTAGAGGATTAATTTATATAGATATCAGTGATTAGGTTTGTGCAAGATTTTGATGATTTCAACAGCGAGTGCAAGTGAGTTGTGAAATTTGATTGTAGGTTTGTGCTCTAACATGTATGACATTTTTTCACAATGAGTGAAACAGCCCTGAATCAGTTCTGCTTCCATTTTTTTGTGACTCATAGCCTTATAGTATAAAATGTGAACCTGTTATTACCTGAAGAAACCAAAACTTCAAGGTTTTGGCAAAATCTCTTAAATATATCTAATGTTGAGGTTCTGTGACAGGATGAGTATTGCATTATAATGAATCATTCCCATCATTTTGCTACACCCGTGGACTTACAGTAGCTATGTTAATTCAACAGCATGTAACCTGTGATTAGCCAAATTTGATAGCTTTTAGTTTATGTGGGGATGTACAGTTACACATTCTGGGAATTTCTGCTTATGAATGTAATTATCATGCTGATGAGCGGAAACCACCAACCATTAACATTTTTTGTAAAAGATTGTTcaaagaatgaacaaatgatgGGAGTTGGCACTTAAAAAATGGCATGAATTTACTGGTGCCTGCACACAATTAAAAactatgaaatgtttaaatgttttaacattgtttttctgtgcatggcaatcatattttaaatctgaaacTATGTTTAACtaactaaaaacatattttattagatttaacaATGAAATTAACGAATGAACaaagtactaaataaatactCCTGATGAGTATTTTGTCTTTCAGGTGATGCCACGGTTGTGATGGCTCATAGATGCACTCCTCTACCACGACTGAAGGAACTTGCCAGTCTGGCTGACATAGTGATTGCGGCTGCAGGTCAGCTCTTTCTGTCCTGGTCAGGTGTTCTGTAACATTATTACATGGCTGTCTAGaatactcaattctgattggtcaatagcTGCATTCTGTGGTCAAGTATCATTGTGTAATGACTGCTAAACtgtataatttatgaatttattacgtccatgtatttacttttttttttttttttgaacattatctGTATTTTATTCGAACTTGTGTTCTGTTATTCTAACATTTTAGTCTacagtgtatataaatattaatttaataagatAGAGAATGTGTCTTTGTGAACGGTTGGTTTTAATCTGTAACAACAGGTGTACCTCACTTAATAACGGCAGATATATTAAAAGAGGGAGCTGCAGTTATTGATGTCGGCATCAACCGCATGCAGGACCCTGTCACTGGTAAACTTCGTCTTGTTGGAGATGTGGATTTTGAAGGTAAATGACACATCACTGCTTTAGTGTTCTTATGATACTCGTTTCAGAATCTTTTAGTTTAGAGTTActtcagtattattttaatactctTTAATACTAATTTAGTATtaaactaatactaatactaatttagaactaaatactatttaatactatttataaatattttgaattagcttgtatttttatattttcagttttcaaaatttttttgttgtgttcttttgtcatattttttatttatttattttgatttagtaacTAAGTAGTTCAACTTCCGCAATTCAAAAAATTTTTTCgaagttttttaagttttttttttttcatgtaatatttatattttaattcagcattattaaaacaaaaaggttttagtaaacaataacaacaccaaTATGGTTAATCTGAATATGgaaattatttactcaacctcatatcattccaaatccatatgacCGTCACAAAAGGTAATGAgcttcaagcttcaaaaaggatgcaaaatcagcataaaagtactaaaatcaTCAATAAGAGTGGTTCatacagtgtgtgttgtgttttacaaGTCTACTTTGTGTGAAGCTATTATTCACCAACAATTTGTTCCTCAACTGAGCTTTTAAGTCAGTGAGTTTAACTTGAAAACTGAATCAATGCAAttcttaaaataatcatttggtttggttttgatctgatttatttaaaagatcCGATATGAACAaagttttcagtgaataatgatttataattcaGTCTGACTTGAGAAGGAAGATAAACAGTATGGGTTTGGATTGGAATGACAGAATtgcattcatttttgagtgatctGTTCTAATAATTCTGCATGTGCGTCAGTCAGTGTATCTGATATCGTGTCTCAATCACTCTAGGGCTCTGTTTGGCTCACTGTGTGTTGGTTGGTTGGCTGGAAGTCACTTAGCAACACAATTTatagtttgatttattttctccTGGAAGTATAAAAGAAATACTTGGCTTGGGCAGAGCTATTAGTGTTATTTAAGACATGCTTTGTTTTTGTCTCCCTAATCAGCTGTGAAGGAGAAGGCTGGATTCATCTCTCCTGTGCCTGGAGGAGTCGGCCCAATGGCCGTCGCCATGGTAATGAAAAACACAGTCACTGCTGCCAAAAATGCTCCAACATACTGAACAAACACAAAACCTGCCATTATGGGTGGACAAGATACAAGCACTTCATCCTGGATACTTCAATTTGCACTATTAGTCTGTTACTTGATTATAAACGCAAGCCCCTGCAAGCTTCCTCTACAACATCCTTCCCTGCCCGTCGGCAAGCTGTAACAGGCTGTTCTAACTGGCACGGCAGCCATGCATGTCTATGACGGTAACTGCACcctaattattttcttaaaaattagaGAGATGCCTCCTCACTGATTTTAAGTAGCTACTTGCTACAGTgctacagtattattattttgtcgGAGCTGAGAAAATAAGGTGCAAGTGTAACATTACCTCCCTGAAAATGCATGAGTGAAGCCGGAAGTCTTAGTTGCATCATCCTCAAAGAGAGTTTCGGTACGACTTGACTGGCTGCTCAACAGGTGGCCTCATGGCATGGTAATAGATGGTTCTCAGATATCTGACAGATGAATCTGTTGACGCTGAGACAAATGGGACGTTAATACATTTTCTCAGGAATTCTTTTAAaagtgtagtttaaaaaaaaaaaaaaaaaaaaaaaatacaaggatgctgctgtatttaatatttatttattcagctacCTATTTAAGGtattatttatgcattgtttataatacataaatgtgtttttgtttaaaaaaaatcctagttTTGGTATAAATAACTTGTATGTATGATTTTTAGCCCCATgaagtatttaatataatttttctgctttatttattaGTGTGATTTATAGCACATTCTTGAAATTTTTTTGGCATCTTGGgtcctttaaaaaatataacaaatattttataaaatataaaagttttatgCTATAAAAAAacggattaaaaataaaaaattatatatatatatatatatatatatataaatgacttgAAAGTCAAGTCACAGTATTTTGTGCTACTTGCATGCTTCTGAAATATATCTTTGTATGAGGAACAGACCGGAATTTTAAGTCACAATTCAATGAAAATCATCCCTTCCTGTGTGAAACTCAAGAATAGCAAGCAAAAACCATGACGTTTGGCGCCATTGACATCAAACGTGGCGTGACATGTCTTGGCATGGAAGTACATGCAAAtctgaatgagatttgagagatATGGCAGGAGTCGAAAGGACTATTTTTactgtgctttttgtcatttttggtcacCACTCGCTTTTATTGTATGAAAGAGTATAGCTCAGATCTTTTCTAACATCTTTTGCGTTACATGAGagggaataaatgatgacagaacctTCATTTTCGGTAAACTATGCCTTTTAAGGCTCTTGTGTTGCTAAAGATTTCACTTCTGAAAGCACTATACGTATTTCAGTCTGTGACTCTTTAAAAAGGGATTTGATTTTTACTGCTCTTAAATATTGGTGGTTTACAAGAAGCTGTGTATGAAAGAGTCTTCATTAATGAACCTGCTCATGGAAGATCTAAAGGCACAGTTTACTCAAAAACCAACATTGTCATCATTCACTCgcgccctcatgtcgtttcaaacctgtatgacttcctcttgtgaaacataaaacaagacattttgagAAATACAATGCAAGTCAATAACCAAAAATTTTATGTCACCAAAatccttaaaaatatcttcttttgtgttccacagaggaaagtaagtttggaacgatatgagggtgagtgaatgatgacagatttctcatttttgccttGTGTATACCGTGCGATGGATAATGTACCAAATGGC includes the following:
- the LOC109075210 gene encoding probable bifunctional methylenetetrahydrofolate dehydrogenase/cyclohydrolase 2 isoform X6, translated to MAASTTLTVNYTRIQTLTSYFQHCRSKRWINQKTVNRRSPFCQSLKRHAATVVSGTELAQQIHKEVQSDIAKLVAQGNRRPHLSVILVGDDHASHTYMRNKARAASLLGMSSSTIFRPSSVSQEEMLELIDKFNRDRSISGLLVQLPLPEHFSERAICNAVAPEKDVDGFHIVNIGKLCLDQRCMVPATAAAVWEIIRRTGIETVGKNVLVVGHSKNVGMPIAMLLHSDRNHERPGGVPHLITADILKEGAAVIDVGINRMQDPVTGKLRLVGDVDFEAVKEKAGFISPVPGGVGPMAVAMVMKNTVTAAKNAPTY
- the LOC109075210 gene encoding probable bifunctional methylenetetrahydrofolate dehydrogenase/cyclohydrolase 2 isoform X1, whose protein sequence is MAASTTLTVNYTRIQTLTSYFQHCRSKRWINQKTVNRRSPFCQSLKRHAATVVSGTELAQQIHKEVQSDIAKLVAQGNRRPHLSVILVGDDHASHTYMRNKARAASLLGMSSSTIFRPSSVSQEEMLELIDKFNRDRSISGLLVQLPLPEHFSERAICNAVAPEKDVDGFHIVNIGKLCLDQRCMVPATAAAVWEIIRRTGIETVGKNVLVVGHSKNVGMPIAMLLHSDRNHERPGGDATVVMAHRCTPLPRLKELASLADIVIAAAGVPHLITADILKEGAAVIDVGINRMQDPVTGKLRLVGDVDFEAVKEKAGFISPVPGGVGPMAVAMVMKNTVTAAKNAPTY
- the LOC109075210 gene encoding probable bifunctional methylenetetrahydrofolate dehydrogenase/cyclohydrolase 2 isoform X2, whose amino-acid sequence is MAASTTLTVNYTRIQTLTSYFQHCRSKRWINQKTVNRRSPFCQSLKRHAATVVSGTELAQQIHKEVQSDIAKLVAQGNRRPHLSVILVGDDHASHTYMRNKARAASLLGMSSSTIFRPSSVSQEEMLELIDKFNRDRSISGLLVQLPLPEHFSERAICNAVAPEKDVDGFHIVNIGKLCLDQRCMVPATAAAVWEIIRRTGIETVGKNVLVVGHSKNVGMPIAMLLHSDRNHERPGGDATVVMAHRCTPLPRLKELASLADIVIAAADILKEGAAVIDVGINRMQDPVTGKLRLVGDVDFEAVKEKAGFISPVPGGVGPMAVAMVMKNTVTAAKNAPTY
- the LOC109075210 gene encoding probable bifunctional methylenetetrahydrofolate dehydrogenase/cyclohydrolase 2 isoform X3, translated to MDKSENSQPEKPFLSVTEKCIVICVLCLSYRHAATVVSGTELAQQIHKEVQSDIAKLVAQGNRRPHLSVILVGDDHASHTYMRNKARAASLLGMSSSTIFRPSSVSQEEMLELIDKFNRDRSISGLLVQLPLPEHFSERAICNAVAPEKDVDGFHIVNIGKLCLDQRCMVPATAAAVWEIIRRTGIETVGKNVLVVGHSKNVGMPIAMLLHSDRNHERPGGDATVVMAHRCTPLPRLKELASLADIVIAAAGVPHLITADILKEGAAVIDVGINRMQDPVTGKLRLVGDVDFEAVKEKAGFISPVPGGVGPMAVAMVMKNTVTAAKNAPTY
- the LOC109075210 gene encoding probable bifunctional methylenetetrahydrofolate dehydrogenase/cyclohydrolase 2 isoform X5, which produces MRSYAKPACFLPEKHIIRHAATVVSGTELAQQIHKEVQSDIAKLVAQGNRRPHLSVILVGDDHASHTYMRNKARAASLLGMSSSTIFRPSSVSQEEMLELIDKFNRDRSISGLLVQLPLPEHFSERAICNAVAPEKDVDGFHIVNIGKLCLDQRCMVPATAAAVWEIIRRTGIETVGKNVLVVGHSKNVGMPIAMLLHSDRNHERPGGDATVVMAHRCTPLPRLKELASLADIVIAAAGVPHLITADILKEGAAVIDVGINRMQDPVTGKLRLVGDVDFEAVKEKAGFISPVPGGVGPMAVAMVMKNTVTAAKNAPTY
- the LOC109075210 gene encoding probable bifunctional methylenetetrahydrofolate dehydrogenase/cyclohydrolase 2 isoform X4 produces the protein MTYRAYRHCLRKSIHSANTCCVFEYSATIHAATVVSGTELAQQIHKEVQSDIAKLVAQGNRRPHLSVILVGDDHASHTYMRNKARAASLLGMSSSTIFRPSSVSQEEMLELIDKFNRDRSISGLLVQLPLPEHFSERAICNAVAPEKDVDGFHIVNIGKLCLDQRCMVPATAAAVWEIIRRTGIETVGKNVLVVGHSKNVGMPIAMLLHSDRNHERPGGDATVVMAHRCTPLPRLKELASLADIVIAAAGVPHLITADILKEGAAVIDVGINRMQDPVTGKLRLVGDVDFEAVKEKAGFISPVPGGVGPMAVAMVMKNTVTAAKNAPTY